In Rhopalosiphum padi isolate XX-2018 chromosome 3, ASM2088224v1, whole genome shotgun sequence, the genomic stretch ttttgttttgtatgtCGTCTCTTTTCTTCTACAAAAACTGGATTTAGTTGTGAACAAGGATTTAATGACTGGAAACATGTTCATACGGTTGTCTTGGAGCATGAAAATAGCTTAATGCACAGAGAATCTGTCATGACTTTTTCTGTTAGGACCAAAAATAATGGTCGCATAGATCAAGAAATATCTTATCAAATAAACTTAGAAGTAAATTATTGGAAAGAAGTATTAAAGAGAATTGTTGCTGTAATAAAATTTTTGTCGTCACGAGGAATTGCGTTTCGCGgagaaaatcaaataattggaTCTCAACACAATGGGAACTATTTGGGCTGTTTAGAGTTAATAAGCCAATTTGATCCATTTCTTttagaacatttaaataaatatggaaaTCAAGGCAAAGGAAATTCTTCATATTTGTCAGCTAATAtttgtaatgaatttattaacataatggGGAGACAAGTGCTAAATGCAATTCTTTCGGAATTAAAAGTggctaatattattcaattagtgTTGATTCCACTCCTGATCTTTCTCATATTGATCAAATGACATTCATTATTCGGTATGTTAATGATGATACTCCAGTTGAACGTTTTTTGGAATTTATTCCTATTGATGAACATGGATCtgagtatttatttaaagttattttatcttttcttgaaaaaaaatcagattAGTTTGAATAACTGTCGTGGCCAGTCGTATGACAATGCTGCAAATATGTCAGGACAATATGCTGGTCTACAAGCTAGAATAAAAGAAAAGTGtaattttgctatttttattcCATGTGCAGCTCATTCTTTGAACTTAGTAGGGGTTCGTGCAGCAGAATGTGTTATGGAAGCAAtaagttattttcaatttgtacaaaatttgtataattttttttcaaattctatCTATCGTTGGAGTATCATGAAAAAGTGCCTAGACTCACATCATGTTTTAAAGTCACTATCAGAAACTAGATGGTCTGCTCGAGCTGATGCTGTTACTACTTTGTGTAATGGTTACAAGGAAATTTTAGATGCtctaaaaacaattgaaatagaTGATAAGACTTCACCAAATGTTAAAAACGAAACCCATGGcttaattaagaaaatgaaaaagTTGGAAAATATTGTTCTTACTGAAATTTGGAGTAAAATCTTATCAAGAATAAatgaaacaaacaaaaatttacaaaaagaaAACCTTACTATTGACGTTGgttcaaaattatttgattctCTTGCTGGTTTTCTAAGTGAGATTAGAGATAACTTTTATAGTTATGAAAGTTCCGCTAGAGAAAAATTTCCAGATTCTGACTATAAAGATTTACACCAACGAACTAAGAAGAGGAGTATTCATTTAACATTACCCGGTGAACTGACAAACAAAAGTACATCGTTTTCAGGTagtgaaaaattcaaaatagaaACTTACTTCCCaataatagatacattaatAACTCAGTTAAAAATTCGTGGTAAATCatacaaatcaataaataaactgtTTGGATTTttctctaatttaaaaaatttagagaCAAAAAAAGTACAAGTCCATTGTAAAACATTTGCGGAATTTTATCACGTAgatattaatgaaaatgaattaattttagaatgtaTACACTTAAAAGCGTATCTATCGGAACTTGATATTTCTGAATTCAGTATTTCTAGTAcatacaaatgtttaaaatcaaatagaCTAGAAGAAACATttccaaacataataatatctttccgaatttttttatcaatgatgATTACCAACTGCAGTGGGGAACGTTCATTttctaagttaaatttaattaaagaagAGCTTAGAAGTACAATGAGCCAGAAACGGTTAAACTCCCTAtctttaatgagtattgaacaTGAACTACTATCAAGTTTAGattatgaaaatgttattgaagaCTTTGCGAATGAAAAAGCTAGGAAGAAACCATTAAagagtatttaataattgacaaatttatatcatgtttttttttaaattatattagtttttgtttaatgaattacatttattttttaactataaaacatattgatgtatgaataattaatatcttgACGTTATAATTAATAGGAAAGTATTTTTTGACCGTTTATTTTGAaagtaaaataaagaataatgtaACAgagatttaaacaaaaattcactttttactaataaagtgtaatatttaataaataataatacattatgtgttaaaaaatgtatatattataatttagtattataaggCCTCCGAAATATGTTTGGCCCAGGGCCCCATAAAACCTTAAGACGGCTCTGGCTACTGTGCTAGAAATGgcaaaccataaaaaaatatttaaaaaaattgttttttctatgtttaaactgttgtataaatataaaatattacaatttaaggttttaacaattatatctaGTTGCACCAAGACGGGCTATAAGCGCAAATCGATTTTATAATAacgtgtatttaattaaaattgtagttattactaatattaaattaaacatttacagtGATATCAAAATtagtgatattttataatttagttaaacaTATCATGTTAAATGATATTCGTATcatgaataaacaaataaatatatttaactaatataagtgagcatgaataatataatgagtaggcaccttaaaattaaatttgaaatatagttATCTTTAATGCACAGATAAATGCAATAACCGTCGCGACATGTTGCTGCTATCTGTCGTGACTCGTGGAACGGGTAAGGCCACGCGTACATGGAAGCGTCGCGCGTTAGGtctgtaaaatattgtataaggtaatacaatttatttttacgctTTTATCCCACTACCAAGGTACAAAAGCGCAAACCATACAATCTTAAAAAGTGGCGCAAATtaccaaaattcatttttagattTGGCGCAAATGCCTTTTTCTTCCGTGTAAGAACTTATAAATCACATATGTAAGACTTAACGTatgtaattttagtaattttacccTTTTACTATATTTCATACGGGCGATTGTAAACTATCCCGATGGTAAACTCTCCCGGGTCTACTCCAGTACTACCTGACGGAAACATGTAAACTCTCCCGTTTCTTCaatactacttatttaatttaataaaaatcataaaataaatctaatataaattaatgatttaaaaatagtcaatcatataataataataataatataaattaatgcctTTAGCTGCTatgagctataatattatagtcaaaatacaataaaaaattaaaattaaaaaacttatagtATCTAATCCTAAATcctaatctaatattttttgagatgtagttttttcattatttttggtaTTACAGTTTTacttgttttgtttaatttattgcaactttgaattttaatatatatttcagtttgaaaatgttgaccCGAGAGACTGAGAGAGTTTACACATTTACTTCAGGTAAACATAATGTTGACCCGGGAGAGCTTAACATCGGGAgagtactatttttaaaaatcggaAGAGTTTAACATAAAATCGGGAGAGTTTACCACCGTCCtttcaaacattataaattataataatataataatacaatgctcAAGGTCTTATTGGGTGCTTACTGCTTAGGGGTTTAACCCCTCCACCTTCCTTCCTCAGATTAAataacctaaaataaatttaacatggtatgatttttttttttgtttcaataattctattttttaaaactatttttattttaagaggatgccagcgtagtatttgttatctctctctaacccacgcgaaacatagcaaattttacgttcacaaaaatgactataatCATTATGATGAGTGAAATgacaaaatatagaatttatagttaagaacattatctagggcatctcataagcgttttattaaatttttattttaaagcgagttatgagtttttgaagatgtataaacaatttacaattttaaaatactcattactcactttaaattttataataggtcatttcactctaatttgagaaattaatatggttatagtcatttttgtgaacgtaaaatttgtcATGTTACGCatgggttagagagagataacaaatactacgctggcgTCCTGTTAACAGTCCATTTATTATTAACGAGATTCACTTtcatataagaaaatatattgaaatattttttacgtaaaaatattttaaacatgtaaAAAATGTTCCTCCCCGGCGGGAAATCGAACCCCGGTCTCCCGCGTGACAGGCGGGGATACTTACCACTATACTACCGAGGATTGTGTCTATGTGACCGAATTTAATGTCTTTTCATTGTATTcgttgtatttttaacattatataatactagcTGAATTACCCGTCGTTGCCgggtttaagtataaaaaatgtctacAGCCCAACTTTAACCGGACGGCCGCAGACCAAGACAgacgattaattttaataggtatataataaaaaataataatgtatgacaacaatcttattacaaaatttctCTATTAACTACATTTGATGTTTTTTCTGGTGGTgccaaaataactaaatttgtgGGCATACTTACTCTGGAGCATGCCACATAAAATTGTCCATGTGAAAAACAATCTTCTCTTACATCGTTCCCTGCAATTTTCAAGGTTTGTccttgtgatttatttattgtcataGCAAAACATACTTTTTCTGAATTTTATCTGTATATCTAGCACGGCGACGCttcttacttttttattaattttatttttcttactattTTCTGTGAcacttatcatatattatttattaatattatataatattattatgtacaaggCATATTTTGTTGTCTACTTTAGTAGTTATAAGTGTTAGGTATGATATATTGAACCACTTTTCGCTATAagttttttgaatttctaaGCAGTATTATTTGAtagtaaatgattttaaaataatatgatacattgtagaattaatataatcatcacTTCGCTCAGTAAGTATCGAAGACTTAGTATACGAATTCTGAATCCATTACTCATCATTTCGATTTCatatagataatacaataacataacAGAAAGCAAAAATACTGAtctattgttttgtataatcAAGACCATGAAATTTaggagataaaaaaattaaaaaaaggtaggtaagtgggtaccgctctgctgtacattgtacataaggTGTCGAATGAGTCATAACTATATAggcgtgttaaatttgaataggtaCAAACAATTGTaaaacgattaaataaataacaactccAAACGAAAACGATCTATCAGCCTATAATATCACAATGTGATACGTTTTTCTGATATAACtattagtcatttattttacttttagtatctATTATAATGGAAGgttgatatcattttttttaaaactattgcatttatcatatttttagtatgtatttaattattaaaataatatatatttattccataGGATATATCAACCAATATACctcaaaatagtcaaaatataacACCTTTctgtaaatatcataaaacaataaaaatagatatattttaaatttaatcaaaaatattattgcttaaagtaaaattcataatacctaatataaaatacgtaaagGTTTAAGTTCCCTAGAATaacttttttaagtaataacaaaataattaaaatcgttatttatcgTTTCAATAAGTACTTATGTCCAAATTAgaactttaaatatctatacaaataattgtttgaaatattttcaaatgtatgaTTCCATTATAAGAGGAATCTTCTactacattttcaaaacttacatataaaaagaaaaatttttacgaatttttaactacataacAGTTGATAATACTTTgcgattttgacgaatttcgtCAAATGCATTACTCAGTTGTTTAAAAACAGGAA encodes the following:
- the LOC132925688 gene encoding zinc finger MYM-type protein 5-like translates to MSKRSYPSGASKRQRAIVKEINEKKIINSLPKLTDFFSSVPPKEETNLVLPISQETITINQQSQVSQNPTLSPNKYFVDSPETVEDNSLVSNDPGNWNTLTEEKRNMYIKKGSKFFQNKDSDFLNSTRNYTESNGKIKVRHLTKSIFTRQLKNGENVDRSWLLYSPSKKALFCFVCRLFSSTKTGFSCEQGFNDWKHVHTVVLEHENSLMHRESVMTFSVRTKNNGRIDQEISYQINLEVNYWKEVLKRIVAVIKFLSSRGIAFRGENQIIGSQHNGNYLGCLELISQFDPFLLEHLNKYGNQGKGNSSYLSANICNEFINIMGRQVLNAILSELKVANIIQLVLIPLLIFLILIK
- the LOC132925689 gene encoding uncharacterized protein LOC132925689, whose translation is MKKCLDSHHVLKSLSETRWSARADAVTTLCNGYKEILDALKTIEIDDKTSPNVKNETHGLIKKMKKLENIVLTEIWSKILSRINETNKNLQKENLTIDVGSKLFDSLAGFLSEIRDNFYSYESSAREKFPDSDYKDLHQRTKKRSIHLTLPGELTNKSTSFSGSEKFKIETYFPIIDTLITQLKIRGKSYKSINKLFGFFSNLKNLETKKVQVHCKTFAEFYHVDINENELILECIHLKAYLSELDISEFSISSTYKCLKSNRLEETFPNIIISFRIFLSMMITNCSGERSFSKLNLIKEELRSTMSQKRLNSLSLMSIEHELLSSLDYENVIEDFANEKARKKPLKSI